From Anopheles arabiensis isolate DONGOLA chromosome 3, AaraD3, whole genome shotgun sequence, a single genomic window includes:
- the LOC120900641 gene encoding mitochondrial glutamate carrier 1-like isoform X2, whose protein sequence is MASSGSNSKSSMVNGTKQFALLPKIINGGIAGIIGVSCVFPLDLVKTRLQNQQVGPNGEKMYNSMLDCFKKTYRAEGYFGMYRGSAVNILLITPEKAIKLAANDFFRHHLTTSNGTLPITRQMAAGGLAGLCQIVITTPMELLKIQMQDAGRVAAQAKAVGKTVPKVSATSIAMELIRTKGITGLYKGTGATMLRDVSFSIVYFPLFATLNSLGPRRDDGSNEAVFWCSFLSGCAAGSMAALAVNPFDVVKTRLQALKKVEGEMQFNGVADCIGKTLKYEGVTAFFKGGLCRMIVIAPLFGIAQMVYFLGVAEALLGVKSGNK, encoded by the exons CATAATTGGTGTTTCGTGCGTTTTTCCCTTGGATCTTGTGAAGACTCGCCTACAAAATCAACAAGTTGGACCTAATGGAGAAAAAATGTACAATTCTAT GCTTGACTGTTTTAAGAAAACCTATCGTGCGGAGGGATATTTTGGTATGTACCGTGGTTCAGCAGTAAATATATTGCTAATTACCCCTGAAAAGGCAATAAAATTAGCAGCAAACGACTTCTTCCGACACCATTTAACTACATCCAATGG CACCCTGCCAATTACTCGCCAGATGGCTGCAGGTGGGTTAGCTGGATTGTGTCAAATTGTAATAACAACTCCTATGGAACTCCTGAAAATTCAAATGCAAGATGCCGGTCGTGTGGCTGCACAG GCCAAAGCTGTAGGTAAAACTGTTCCGAAGGTATCCGCTACTTCCATAGCGATGGAACTGATCCGTACGAAAGGAATAACAGGATTGTATAAAGGAACTGGTGCAACAATGCTACGCGacgtttcattttcaattgtGTATTTTCCATTATTTGCCACTCTTAACTCACTCGGTCCGCGTCGGGATGACGGCAGTAATGAAGCTGTTTTCTG GTGTTCATTTTTGAGCGGCTGTGCCGCCGGTTCGATGGCAGCTCTAGCTGTAAATCCATTTGATGTTGTGAAAACGCGTCTACAAGCTTTAAAAAAGGTTGAAGGCGAAATGCAATTCAATGGTGTTGCCGATTGTATTGG AAAAACTCTAAAGTACGAAGGTGTGACTGCATTCTTCAAAGGAGGATTGTGTCGTATGATTGTCATTGCACCTCTGTTTGGTATAGCGCAAATGGTATATTTCCTAGGTGTTGCCGAAGCCCTACTTGGCGTTAAATCCGGTAATAAGTAA
- the LOC120900641 gene encoding mitochondrial glutamate carrier 1-like isoform X1 yields MASSGSNSKSSMVNGTKQFALLPKIINGGIAGIIGVSCVFPLDLVKTRLQNQQVGPNGEKMYNSMLDCFKKTYRAEGYFGMYRGSAVNILLITPEKAIKLAANDFFRHHLTTSNGTLPITRQMAAGGLAGLCQIVITTPMELLKIQMQDAGRVAAQAKAVGKTVPKVSATSIAMELIRTKGITGLYKGTGATMLRDVSFSIVYFPLFATLNSLGPRRDDGSNEAVFWCSFLSGCAAGSMAALAVNPFDVVKTRLQALKKVEGEMQFNGVADCIGKTLKYEGVTAFFKGGLCRMIVIAPLFGIAQMVYFLGVAEALLGVKSAFTYILFPKKSEDYARSRQNA; encoded by the exons CATAATTGGTGTTTCGTGCGTTTTTCCCTTGGATCTTGTGAAGACTCGCCTACAAAATCAACAAGTTGGACCTAATGGAGAAAAAATGTACAATTCTAT GCTTGACTGTTTTAAGAAAACCTATCGTGCGGAGGGATATTTTGGTATGTACCGTGGTTCAGCAGTAAATATATTGCTAATTACCCCTGAAAAGGCAATAAAATTAGCAGCAAACGACTTCTTCCGACACCATTTAACTACATCCAATGG CACCCTGCCAATTACTCGCCAGATGGCTGCAGGTGGGTTAGCTGGATTGTGTCAAATTGTAATAACAACTCCTATGGAACTCCTGAAAATTCAAATGCAAGATGCCGGTCGTGTGGCTGCACAG GCCAAAGCTGTAGGTAAAACTGTTCCGAAGGTATCCGCTACTTCCATAGCGATGGAACTGATCCGTACGAAAGGAATAACAGGATTGTATAAAGGAACTGGTGCAACAATGCTACGCGacgtttcattttcaattgtGTATTTTCCATTATTTGCCACTCTTAACTCACTCGGTCCGCGTCGGGATGACGGCAGTAATGAAGCTGTTTTCTG GTGTTCATTTTTGAGCGGCTGTGCCGCCGGTTCGATGGCAGCTCTAGCTGTAAATCCATTTGATGTTGTGAAAACGCGTCTACAAGCTTTAAAAAAGGTTGAAGGCGAAATGCAATTCAATGGTGTTGCCGATTGTATTGG AAAAACTCTAAAGTACGAAGGTGTGACTGCATTCTTCAAAGGAGGATTGTGTCGTATGATTGTCATTGCACCTCTGTTTGGTATAGCGCAAATGGTATATTTCCTAGGTGTTGCCGAAGCCCTACTTGGCGTTAAATCCG CCTTCACCTACATATTGTTTCCTAAGAAAAGTGAAGACTATGCTAGAAGCAGACAGAATGCTTAA